DNA from Paraburkholderia largidicola:
GATCGTGCCGTCTGGGCGCACAGGCGAAGGTTTGTCATGGAATGCTCTCCATCGCTGTGCGTCGCATTCGAAGCGCTCGATCATGCAGCTGACGCCACCGCCCGCTACTTGCACATAGTTACCTGCGTCGTCAGTCAATGACGCATAAGATGACTTGCCGTAGCTGCGCAGTGACTTGAGCCCACGAGCGACCTGTACGGGAGTCGGTGCGGCGATTACCGGTTTGCCCTCGATCTCGAGTTTCATTCGCTGATCTATCTCGACTCTTCTCAATCAGATGGAAATGATACCAACCCCGAAACCCCATAACGAATGACCGCTACTGGTTGATTCGACTGACCGTTTCGGGTTCGGCCTGGCGCGGACGTCCTCGTGTTCAGTCGACCGTCCGCATGGACAGTTCTGCCTCCTTGATGTTCGCTACCGGTTGAAGAATCGAACCATCGAATGTTCTGGGTTCACGCTTTTGCAACAGCACCTTCGGCAAGTCAGGGTTGGCTAGCGCGCCACGTCCTATCGTCACCAGATCTGCACCGTTTTCCAGTGCATTGGCGATTCGATCCGCTGTATGCAAGTTGCCATTCGCAAGGATCGTGACGTCTGGCGCATAGCGACGGGCCAGCGCGACGAGGCTATCTGTCTCGCCTTCGAATGCAGGCTGCCACGCTTCGTGTTCAGTGACGTGAATGAAGTCTGCGCCCGCAGCGGCCAGCGTGCCGAAGATCACTTCGGCATCGCTTCGCGCACCCGGCCACTTCGCCGTGAAATCATTGACTTTGCCTTGCGAGATTCGAATGCCAACGGGTACGGCGTTCCCAATGCCCAGCTTCACTTCCTTCACGACATCGGCGAGCAACTGGACGCGCGCATTCGTGTCTCCGCCCCAACGGTCTGTTCTGCGATTGGTCTCTGCGGTCAGGAACTGGTCGAGCAGATAGCCATTGGCGCCATGAATCTCCACCGCGTTGAAGCCGGAGATAGTCACAGCACGCCGGGCAGCGCTCACGAAGCCCTCTACGGCCTCATCGATTTCGCGCGCAGTCATCTGCCGCGGTTCCGGGTAAAGGCCCTCGCCAAAGTAGAACTCCATCTGCTTGCCTTTAGGGCGCACTGCCGACGGTCCCACCGTGCCCGTTCGATAGAAGTTGCCTTGACTCAGCGCACCCGCATGCATCAGCTGTGCGACGACATGCGCGCCCCGCTTCTGCATGTCCTGGAGGAAAGCCGTCCAGCCCCGGGCCTGCTCGTCGTCCGCGAGGCCCGGCTGAAACCGGTATCCTTGCGAGAACGCCTTGTCGGTATAGATTCCCTCAGTCGTCACGAGACCGAAGCCGCCTTCCGCAAAGCGCAGGTAGTAGTCGAACATGGTCTGCGTCGGATGACCGTTTTCGGTGGCGGTAATGCGGGTCATCGGGGCGACTGCAAGGCGGTTTCTCACTGTGATGCCGTCGCGTTGATATGGCGAAAGGATCAGGGAAGTCGTATCGGTCATTTTGCGGCTCGTGTCGAAGAGAAGGTGAGTGCATGGTAGGCGCCGCGAGCACGGGGAAACAGACACGGGAATGTGAAGCCGCTCTAACACTTTTGGATATAAACGATGCTTCTTCCAGACGTTCGAACCTTTCTGGCTGTCGCATCGGCGGGAAGCCTGTCTGCTGCGGCCCGACAACTCGACGTCGTGCCGATGCAGGTGTCACGACGGATAGCGGCGCTGGAAGAAGATCTTGGCGTGCGCCTTTTTCATCGGACGACCCGATCGCTGACCTTGACCGCCGAGGGCGAAGCTTTCATCCCGTTTGCCAGAGCGATGGCAGACGCAGAGGCGGGCGCGCGGGCCGAACTCAGCCCATCACCGGGCGGGGCGTCGGGGGTGCTGCGCATGACGGCTCCAAGCGGTTTCGGGCAGTCCGTGGTGTTACCGATGCTCCCCTCGTTGATGGAAGCAAATCCCGATCTTCGTATCGACCTCGATCTGTCCGATCGTCAGGTCGATATCGTGGGACAGGGGCTTGACGTGGCGTTGCGGATTGCGCCGCTGGAAGATTCCGAACTTGTGGCGAAGAAGATCGCGGCAAATCCTCGACTAATCTGCGCGGCGCCCACGTACCTGAAGAAGCGTGGGCGTCCTGTCAGCGTTTCCGAACTGGACGATCACGCCTGCATCCGGTTGAGCGCGGTGAGGCAGTGGCCGCTCATCGTGAACGGAGCGTTGATACGCAAGCACGTGGACGCTTACGTCACCACGACCAGCGTCGAAGCGGCACGCACGACTGCCGTGCAAGGGCTGGGACTCGCTCAGTTGACTTACTGGGATGTATTTCGACAGCTGGCCGACAAGTCGCTTGAGCAGATTCACCTGGAGGACGCGACGATGGAGGATCTGTCGGTCTGGGCCGTCATGCCGAGTCGACGTTATGTGCCGAACCGGGTGAGCGTTTTTCTTGATGCACTTCGAAATCAGATCGCCGAGCTTGGTCGGAGCCTTGGTCGCGCACCGTGACGTGCGGCAAGTCGAGCGTGTCGAAAGCATGCGGGAACATGCCCCGATTTGGCACCGACGGGCTAATGTTGTGCATGAAACCCGGAGATCGACTGGCACTTGGCCGCTAGAACTCCCTGATGTCCCACTGACCTGGCGGCTGGATACGGGAGTTGGTCGCTATTTAATGTTCAGGTGAATCCACGTACACGGAGAAAGGCCCCGCGTGGCACACCATTGACCACAGAACTAAAACAAAGTGTAGGAACTTCCGACAAGCTATCGGACATTCGCGACACGGACATTTTTGTTAAAAATGGCGCATCTATGATGCATTGCAATATGAAGAGTTGCAGACGCGAAGCACCTTGCGTTTCATAAAGCTCCGTGTGACCGAAGCACTGTCGAATGATGAGATCGACAGTAGACGACTCCCATGCTTGCGGCCATCGCCATGTGCAATGGCACGGCAATCTTCAAATCAGACTCTCCGTCGTTTACTCGAATGGAGGGTCGCAACAATGCTTGAATATTTGAAGCCCGATGTGGCTTCTCTTGCGCATCTATCCAGTTTTCTTCTTACCTGCAACGGTTAAAGAGGAGGCTCATGACGTCTGCAAATCTGGAGTTGCCTGCCGCTCGCCGCGTGCAGATTCCCGAGCCCGCTGCGCGTTGTGCATCGGTGATACGTCGCGTCGCAGTACTTCTATTCGAGAACTGTTCGTTTATCGTCACGGTCGTGCTGGGTGAAATCTTTCAGGCGGCAAACGAGAGTGCCGTATATGCAAACCTCAATGTGAGGTATGACCTGAGATTTCTATCGGCTACGGGGGGGAACGTAAAGTGTTCATCTTCGATTTGCGTCTGGACCGATGAAATCAATGCGTCGCATCGCCCGGGTTTAGATGCGCTTTTCGTCTCCGACGGTGCGGGCGTGGCCGCGGCCGCTGCGGCGTGCGACGAACGACTCGTGCAATGGCTGCGCCGCACTCACGCGAACATGATTCCAGTGGTGCCCCTTGGTGAGGGGCGCAGGCTATTTCAGGCGGCCTGCGGGAGCGCTGAAAGGCAGCCGGCCGGATCCGGCGACGATGTATGCGGAGCGCAAGGCGTTGAAGAACGCGATCACACGAACGTTCGGCTCGAGCTGATGAAGGGTGCGCTGATCCTGATCGCACGCGATATGGGGGAGGATTGCGCGCGCGGCGTTGCGGAGCACGTCATGCCCGAAACCCTGCCCGCCCTGTCATCGTTGCTCGGCGGCCAGCCGGATAGTGGTTCTGTCGACAGGGTGCATATCGCAGCGCGCTGGATGAAAGAGAATTGCCAGAGCTCGATTTCCATTGAAGATGCTGCACGGCTAGTCGATATGAGCACCCGCAATTTTCAGCGTTGCTTCAAATCGGAGGTGGGAGTTACACCTTCTGCCTATCTGCTGCATGCACGATTCTCGATCATCTGCAGTTTGTTGACCCATTCCGAACTGCCCGTCGACAAGATTGCGCGGCGTACCGGAATGGGAAACGGAGACAGACTGGCAAAAGTCTTTCGCCGGCATTTGCATCTATCGCCAACCGAGTATCGCACCAGAGCGCGGAGGGTAGCTGGCATATAGCCCGTTTCGCGACTCGTGATTTGAAAGGGGTATTCGTTAAACCGGGATTCTTCGTTCCCTAAAGATTACGGTCACCTTCTTTAATTTGAAACCGAGGTGACTACACTTTTTTCCTGCCGTTTCGACGGAAATCTTTAAGCCGCGCGCAGCGTTAATTTCCGAATCTTCGAGCGAAACGCCAGACACTTCATTTTGCACGTGAGGCATGCTTTGCGAACTTCTCGGTGGCGAGCCGTTTGTGTCCTCTAGAAGGGAGCTGTTGCCACGTTGCCTACAGGGAAGCGATATGCGCAAGTTTGAAGAAAGAGGTGATGCCGTTATGGAACAGGCGTGTAAATCTGCTTTGCATGCCTTGCCTGGTATTCCGGGTCAGTTTTTGTCCAACACGGCGTCGATATCCGTCGAGCCTGGCGTTGAGCGGCACGTCCATACGATGGAATCTGCGGTGGACGACACCTTCGCGCTGGCGTGCGCGAATCAGGACGGCTTGCGGTTGCTGATCGGGTCGTTATCTTTTCGCCTTCTTGCGTCAATCCTGGAACAGGGGCCTCCTCCTTACGAGATGTCCCTTCAGGGGTGGCTGTCGATTGACCAAGGCTTGGCGCATCCCCTTACACAGGCCGTCGATGTCCATTTGCGCTTTGGAGACAATGCGCCGCACACTCGAAGTAGCCCGAACGCTGAGGGAGTGGGAATCCAAAAAAGGATTCACGAGTCCGCGACATTTCTTAGATCGAATCTGGAGCAGATCATCACCGTAGCTAATGTCGCGCGTATCGCTTCGATGAGCGAGCGCAATTTCTTGCGGCACTTTCGACAACAGTTTCGGGTGACACCGTCAGAGTATCTGCTGCAAGCGAGGTTGGAAAAGAGCTGTCAATTGCTCATTGAGAGTGAACTGCCTGTCGACAAAATAGCGCGACGTTGCGGGATGACGAGCGGCACGCGCCTTGCGAAGATATTCCGTAAGCGTTACGGCATGTCTCCCACTGAATTCAGGTTGCAAAATGGGTAACTCAGCGCCCGTTCACGGTGGCCTGACGCAATGCTCTCGCGTGCGTGCACGCAACAGACGGGTGCTCGCGCGTCACTTCCGGGAAGGTGCGAGTAACGCGTTAGCGTTGAGTTCAGTCACTGACAGATCGCGATTCTTCTTTTCGAATACCGCGCAGAGCAATGGCGAGTATCTGTCGATTGCCGCCTGGATCGGAGCATGACGACCATATGCGACGGCCGATACAGTCAACAGTGAAACTGCCACGAACGGGCGCAGTTCACTCGGCACCAGAGGGGCAGGCCGCCACCGCACTAACTGCATCGTCACAAGCATACCGAGCGTCCCGCCGGCGATGACTTCTGATACCGAGTGTGCCTCGTCGCGAATACGGGAGACGCCGATCAGCGTGGCAATGGCAATTCCTGACCACAACGCGGCGCGGTGCCGATTGGCGCTGCCGTCCTGGAATGTAAGAACGAGCAACACTGGCCACACGGCCGACGCCAGCATGGTGTGTCCGCTAATCATCCGGAACCGGATGACCTCGATCTGCAGGCCGGAGCCCGCATAGAGAATCTTGCTCAGGCCGACCACTGCCATCGCACCGATAAGCAGCCCTGACCATACGAACGCCACCCGAGCGCCTGTCAATGAGCGGGTCAGCCAGGCGGTACAGACGATTGCGAGCGGGAGCATCAACGCCGGGTCACCCAGATTGCTAATGGCAGGCCACATTCGCTGTTCCTCAGGTTCCGAGCAATCGTAGTGTATTGCAAAGAACGGATCGCCAAATTCAAGCTGTCAGTCGCGAGCAACACGACTACAGCCAAAAGAATATGACTTGAACACATGACATCGATATGAATCGGGTCTTGATTGCGTGAATATTTCGCTATCTGGTCCGATAGAAACATAAATAAGGATAACGAAATGAAAGATTGCTTTCGTATTAATAATGCGGATTCATCGGACAACGTCGGGCACGATTCAGCCAACGAATATTGAAGTGCTGCCCTTCAACTATGATGCACTGCATATAAATGTGTCGTCGGGTGAGGTGGTTTGGCTCATCTGAAAGCTTTGGAAGCAATTCGTAGTTCGTCTTTCATAGCAATCCTTGCCAGTATTTCTCATGTACGCGATTTTGGACAATCCACCGCGGTCATTAACGTAGGAATACTAAGATGAACAGGCGTGACGAACAGATGATCGTTCAGCATAACGGTCAAGACACGTACGAGAGCGATCGGCAAGCCGGGGCGATGGAAATGGTTCAGGTGATACTTGCCGGTGGCGCCGGCACCCGACTATGGCCATTGTCCAAAGACCGGTATCCGACACAATTGACCGGCCTGCTGGGGCAGGATTCTCTGTTGCAGGCAGCTGTCACACGCACACGGAATCTTCCTGGCCCGTGGCGCGTGGCTCCCGATCCCGTCGTCGTATGCAGCAACGAGAATCGATTGATCACCGAGGAGCAGACCCGCGTGGCGGGCGTGCATTCGTCGATCGTGGTCGAGCCGGCTCGACGTGATACGGCGCCCGCGCTGACCCTTGCAGCAGCGGCGGTATCCCGTGACGGTGCCGATCCCATCATCGTTGCGATGCCGGTCGACGACGCGATCGCAGACGTTGCGGCATTCCAGCGCGCGATTCTCAACGCAGCACACTATGCTGCCGAGGGGGCGATCGTCATGCTGGGTGTGCCGCCCACGCGCGCGGAGACGGGCTTCGGCTATATACGGTTTGGCGCCTCGCTTCACGGTGACGCTCGCAACATCGAGCGCTTCGTCGAGAAGCCGGCGGCCGAGCTCGCCGTGCATTATGTGCAGTCAGGCGGCTACTGGTGGAATAGCGGCATTTTCGTCGTGCGTGCGAAAGTGTGGCTCGACGCGGTCAATCGCATTCAACCGGCGATATACCAAGCTTGCGTGGAAGCCATCGAAAACGGCATGAGCGACGAACCGTACTTCTATGTCAGCCCTCAGCATTTCAACAGTTCGCCGCCCGCATCGATCGATCATCTCGTGATGGAGCGGATCGGCATTGACGACGCGCTGCCGGTCGGCGTGGCCGTGCTGCTCGATGCGGGTTGGACCGACCTCGGTTCGTACGACGAGCGGAGCGATGGTGCGGTCGAGGACGTGCAAGGGGGCATTGCCCGAGACCGCAGATTGGCTGGAAGAGACATCGCGTCGATCGGCGTTGCGCGACAGTATCTGACAGACGATGACGTGCAGGCGATGAACGTGGCCATTGTCCACGACTGGCTGGTGAAGCCGGGCGGCGCGGAGAAAGTACTCCAGCAGATTATCCAATGCTTTCCTGATGCCGATCTCTTCAGTCTCGTCGATTTTCTCGAAGATCGTGAGCCGGTGTGCGGCAAACCCGTCACGACTTCGTTCATTCAGGATCTGCCCTTTGCGCAGCGACGCTACCGCGCGTATCTGCCGCTGATGCCACTGGCGGTCGAGCAGTTCGATCTGTCGGCATATGACCTCGTTATCACGAGTTCGTACGCGGTCGCAAAAGGCGTATTGGTGGGACCGGACCAGACGCACGTCAGCTATGTGCATTCGCCGATGCGCTACGCGTGGGATCTGCAGCATCAATATCTTCGCGAATCGAAACTGACTCACGGACCGAGGTCATGGGCGGCACGCGCGCTGTTGCATTACATGCGTACATGGGACGCGCGTTCGGCCAACGGAGTCGATCAACTGATCGCAAATTCCGATTTCGTCGCGCGTCGCGTCATGAAAGTCTACCGGCGCGAAGCTACCGTAATCGCACCGCCCGTCGAAGTCGAGATGTTCGAGCTATGTGAGGAAAAAGAAGACTTCTATTTGACGGCTTCGAGACTGGTGCCGTACAAGCGTGTCGATCTGGTTGTGGAAGCGTTCTCGCGAACGCCGCAACGCCGTCTTGTCGTGATCGGAGACGGGCCCGAGATGGAAAAGATACGTTCAATGGCCGGTCCGAACATCACGATACTCGGCTACAAGTCATTCGAAGTCTTGAAAGACTATATGCAACGTGCGAAGGCGTTCGTGTTTGCGGCCGAAGAAGATTTCGGGATCGTCGTTGTCGAAGCGCAGGCTTGCGGCACACCCGTCATTGCGTACGGTAAAGGCGGTTCGCTCGAAACGGTGCGGCCAATCGGCGCTGCACATCCCACGGGTGTGCATTTTTTCCAGCAGAGCGCGGAGTCACTGCTCGAAGCAGTGGAGCACTTCGAAAGTCAGCGTGAACAGATCAGTGTGGCAACCTGCCGCGCGAACGCTGAACGGTTTTCGGTCGCAACGTTCAGGCGCGCGTTCATGGGCGAAGTGAAACGTACGATCGCGGCACGGCATGCATCGCCGAAGTACACGTGGCAATAGCGTGCCGCAGTATCCCGACCTCTATGGTCCCGTAATTCGACATGACGCATCGTGCAAAGCGGTTGCCGCGTCCCGGTTCATTCCGTGACGGATGTCCCCCCATATCTGCAAACCTGCTGTGAACTTGCGGCAAAGGAGAGGAAATTGACGAACGCATTCATTACGGGCATCACTGGACAAGATGGCGCTTACCTCGCACAACTTCTGCTCGAACGGGGCTATCAGGTGTTCGGCACTTATCGCCGTACGAGCAAAGCCAATTTCTGGCGCATGGAAGAGCTTGGCGTATTGAGTCATCCCAATCTGCACCTCGTGGAATGCGACCTGACCGATCTCGACGAAACGATACGGTTGATTGAGAGAACAAAGCCGCGTGAGATCTACAACCTTGCCGCGCAAAGTGTTGTTAGCGCGTCGTTCGATCAACCCGTCACCACCTCGACGATCACAGGATCGGGAGCGCTTCATCTGCTGGAATCGATCCGGACGCTGGACTCTTCCATCCGCTATTACCAGGCCTCCACTTCCGAGATGTTCGGAAAGGTAAGGGCGGCCCCTCAAAACGAAGAAACGCCGTTCTATCCACGCAATCCGTATGGCGTTGCGAAGCTATACGCACATTGGCTCACGATCAACTATCGCGAGTCCTACAACATCTTTGCGTCTCCCGGTATTTTGTACAACCACGAATCGCCGCTGCGGGGACGCGAATTCGTCACGCGAAAAATCACAGATGCCGTCGCGAAGATCAAACTCGGCAAGCAGGACGTACTCGAACTCGGGAATCTCGATGTCAAACGCGATTGGGGATTCGCCAAGGAATACGTGCATGGCATGTGGCGCATGCTCCAGCTCGACGAACCGGAAACATTCGTGCTTGCAACCAACCGCACGGAGACAGTGCGCCGCTTCGTCACGATGGCTTTCAGAGCGGTAGGAACGCAGCTCGAATGGCGTGGTTCCGGCACGCAGGAAGAAGGCCTCGACATATCGAACGGCACGGTCAGGGTGCGCGTCAATCCGAAGTTCTATCGTCCCGCCGAAGGCGATCTTCTGGTCGGCGACCCAGGCAAGGCCAGAGAAAAACTGGGCTGGGAGTCTAAGACCTCGCTTGAAGAGCTATGCAAGATGATGGTCGACGCGGATATCGCACGCAACGAAAAAGGCATCCTGGTCTGACCGTCCCGCAGCGTATTGAGTCGGGCACTGCGTTAATTGCGATGTCCGTACCTGATCTCGCGGCATCGCGTCTCATCGGTGATGCCGGCGGGGCACGAGCGGGATACGCAAACAAGAAGTTTCATTCTGAAGGAGTGGACCCTTGAGCGTAAAGAACATTGGGATGAAGTCCGAGACAGGGCGCGGCGATGAAGACGCATTCGTCGCGGGAGATCTGGGCCGGCTGATCATCGACAACATCTGGGTTGTGACCTCGATTGCCTTGCTCGTACTGCTGGCGTCGATTTCGCACGCGTTTCTCGCCACTCCGATGTACGACGCCAACGCGGTGCTGCGAGTGGACTTGCCCAACCCGAATGGACTCGGCCTTGCATTGCAGGCGCAGCAGGTAGCGCAGCCGGTTCCGCTCAAGTTGCCAACCGACGTCGAAATCGAAATGGTACAGAGCCGCAATGTACTGTTGCCGGTAATCGACCAGTTCAGACTGAACACGTCCGTGACACCGCGCAGGGTGCCGTTGCTCGCCGATATAACCGGCCTGTTCGCGACGCGTGGAGAGCCGGTGTCGCCCATTCTCGGCCTGCGCTCGTTTGCATGGGGCGGAGAGATCGTCGATCTTGCGTCACTGCGGGTACCGCGCGATCTGGAGAATGAGCCACTCGAAATGCTCGCGCTCGAAGGCGGGCGATACAGGCTGGATGACCAGAACGGCCGTCCGCTCCTGATGGGTTCCGTGGGCGTGCCCGCATCCGGCGATGGTGTGTCGATCACGATCGATCGTCTGGTGGCCCGACCCGGTACCCGCTTCACGCTCGTGCGATACAGTGACGTCGACGCGATTGCACGTATTCATCGTCAGTTGCAGGTGATGGAGTTGGGCAAGGATACGGGTGTCATTCAGATCCTTTACGAAAGCAGCAGTCCCACTGTTGCGATGCGCGTGACCGATGCAATCGCCAAAACCTATATTGCATCGCATATCGCGCAACGCCGCGAAGAAGCGAGCGAGACCCTTGCATTCGTGGACGGCGAACTGCCGAGATTGCGCGAGGAGTTGAAGGAGGCCGAAGTCAGACTGAGTGACTACCAGACGAAAGTCGGAAGCATCAAGCCTGACCCTGAGAGCACGATGTATTTGCAGGGTAGTCTGGATTTCTCGCGGGAAATCGCGACAGTGAGACTGCAACGCACCCGGCTGCTGCAGCAGTTCACACCTGACAGCAACCAGGTGAGAACGTCCGACGAGCAGCTCAAGCAACTCGAGAATGAGAAGGCAGCGTTCGAGTCGCGCTTTGTCAACCTGCCGCTCGCAGTGCGAACCACGGCCGATCTGACACGCGACGTAAAGGCGTCCAATGACATCTATCTTGCGATGCTCAACAAGTCGCACGAACTGGATGTGACGCGAGCAGGGACGCTCGGCAACGTCCATATCGTCGACACGCCGCTTTGGCCGTCGAAGCCCGTCAAGCCAAATCGGCCTCTGATTATCGCTTCGGGCGCCGGTGCGGGTGTGATTCTCGGCGTGTTGTTCGTATTCGTGCGGCAACAGTATTTCAATGGCGTGCGAGAGCCGCTATCTGTCGAGCGCCGTCTGCGCCTGCCCGTATTCGGCGCGATCCGCCTGAGCCACGAGCAGGCGCGACTCGACTATGCCGTCGGCCACATGCCCTCGCTCGAGACGCACACGGATGCGCGAACCCACGCGCACGGTGCGGCACTGGGCACTGTCAGGGGCATCACCGATCCGCCAGGCACATCGCACGGACGCGCGGCGACAGATGTCGGGGCGCACGACCAGCCCGTGTCACGCGACACTCCGGGTCACACCGACTCATCCTGGCCGGCGAGAAAAAGGCATACGACGGCAGTGTGTCTGGCCACGCATCGGCCCGCCGATCTGTCGATGGAACAGTTGCGTGACGTGCGAACCGCGCTGGAGTGCGCCGTGGCCGTTGCGCCCAACAACATTCTCCTCGTGACGGGAGCGACGCCGGGCACGGGCAAGAGTTTCGTCTCGGCGAATCTCGCGGTGCTGGCTAGCGAGACCGGCAAGCGGGTTTTGCTCATCGATGCGGACATGCGCAGGGGCGTCCTGGCTTCCCATTTTGGACTTCCCGCATCGAATGGTCTGGCGGAGGTGCTGGCTGGGCATATCGTCGCGTCGCATGCGATCCAGCCCACCTGTATCGACGGTTTGTCATTGCTCGCGACGGGACTGTACCCGCCCAATCCATCGGCGTTACTGGCGACGCAGCGCATGCGAACCCTGTTTCAGATCGTCAGCGAACAGTTCGACCTCGTGATCGTCGACACGCCACCCGTTCTTGCCGTGACGGACGCCAACATTCTTGCTGCGCATGCAGCTTCTACGTTGCTCGTGCTTCGACCGAACGTGCAGACCCAGTCCGAACTGGAGGAGACCTTGAGACGCCTCGATCGTGCCGGAGCAAGGTTGATCGGTGCTGTCTTCAATGCCATGCCGCAACGGCGAAGTGAAAAGCGCTGGCACGCATACGCCAGTGCCTACGCCGCACCGGCAAGCCACACGCAACGCAGCGCATAGCGCTGGGTCCTGTTCGCGTCCATCTGCACAGTTGAACGAGGAAGGAAAGCGATGATCGATACGCCACATCAATCTGATTCCGCGACGCTTTCTGCGGTTCCGGGAAGCGTGCTGTCCGAGCGGGTCGAAACTGACATTGCGAACGATGTCGATGCGCTGGACGTCGACTTCGTCATCAATGGCAAATTCATGAGTCAGCGCATGACGGGGGTTCAGCGTTGCGCCTACGAATTCGCTTCAGCGCTTCAGGGGCTAGAGACGAACCGCCGACGCTTCTCGGTGATCGTCCAGGCCGACGCAGGCTCGACGGCGGCACCATTCAAAACGCGCTCCGTCTCTTCGTGGTTCAAGGGGCCACTTTGGGAGCAACTCGCATTGCCGTTTGCGGCAGGACGTCGTGTTCTCGTCAGTCTGTGCAATGTCGGACCTGTCATCAAGCGACGCCATATCGTCATGATTTACGACATGGCGGTGTACGACGTGCCTGCGGGCTATTCGCGCAAGTTCCGCTGGTGGTATCGCTTCGTGTTCTTCTCGCTGAAGCTCAATGCCCGACACATCGTGACCGTTTCCGAATTCTCCAAGTCGAGAATCCGCGCCGTGCTTTCCGTGCCGGATTCCAAGGTGTCAGTCGTCAAGCTGGGGGTGGATCATCTCGACCGCATCGAAAGTGACACTGGCGTGATCTCGCGTCTGAACCTGAAGAAAGGCCGTTATGGGCTGGCTGTCGGCAGTCTTGCCGGCGGAAAGAATCACGCGCGCGTGCTGGCCGCGATCGAGCAGCTCGAACTGCCCGACGATTTCAGATTCGTGGTGGCTGGAGGAAAAAACGTCCGCATTTTCGGTGGAGACACCTCTGAAAAAGACGCGGCGAAAAAGGTTGTCTGGGCGGGATACGTAGAGGATAGCGAGTTGAAGGCACTGTATGAGAATGCCACTTTCTTTGTCTTTCCGTCCTTATACGAAGGGTTCGGCCTTCCTCCTCTGGAAGCGATGTATTGCAGTTGTCCCGTCATCGTGTCGCGCGAGGCGTCGCTGCCCGAAGTATGCGGCGACGCCGCCCTGTATTGCGATGCCTATTCGGTCGAAGACATCGCCGAAAAAATGACGATGATGATCAACGACGATGCGTTGCGCGAGCGCTACCGAGCGCGAGGCTACCGCCACGCGAGTCAATACCGTTGGTCGATGTCCGCCAGTCGTCTGCTGGACACGATCGGACGCGCACGCTAGACCGTTCGAATCAGGGGTGCTTTGACGGAGAGGTCGATGTACGCAAGGATGATATCCGTTCTGTTTTATATGTTCTTCACCTGCGTGATCTTCAATCCGCAGGTGTCGGGTGTCACCCTTTATATATACGTTCTTATTCCGTTTCTGGATCCGGGATTCCTGCGGTTCGTCGGCAGTACATTTCGCAAGTGGAGCACACCGCTCGGCATCGCGGTGCTGGTGAGCCTGATGGGTTCACCGTCAGTGGCAGTCCGGGTGCTTTCGATCGCTGCGTGCGTCGGTTATCTGTTGTACACATCGGAGCGCGGGCTGGATTGCCTGCACCAGTGGATGACGATCAACGTATTGTTCGCCCTCGTCCAGTTCGTCCTTTTTTATGTCGACTACGACCTTTCGATCCAG
Protein-coding regions in this window:
- a CDS encoding helix-turn-helix domain-containing protein, whose translation is MTSANLELPAARRVQIPEPAARCASVIRRVAVLLFENCSFIVTVVLGEIFQAANESAVYANLNVRYDLRFLSATGGNVKCSSSICVWTDEINASHRPGLDALFVSDGAGVAAAAAACDERLVQWLRRTHANMIPVVPLGEGRRLFQAACGSAERQPAGSGDDVCGAQGVEERDHTNVRLELMKGALILIARDMGEDCARGVAEHVMPETLPALSSLLGGQPDSGSVDRVHIAARWMKENCQSSISIEDAARLVDMSTRNFQRCFKSEVGVTPSAYLLHARFSIICSLLTHSELPVDKIARRTGMGNGDRLAKVFRRHLHLSPTEYRTRARRVAGI
- a CDS encoding NADH:flavin oxidoreductase; amino-acid sequence: MTDTTSLILSPYQRDGITVRNRLAVAPMTRITATENGHPTQTMFDYYLRFAEGGFGLVTTEGIYTDKAFSQGYRFQPGLADDEQARGWTAFLQDMQKRGAHVVAQLMHAGALSQGNFYRTGTVGPSAVRPKGKQMEFYFGEGLYPEPRQMTAREIDEAVEGFVSAARRAVTISGFNAVEIHGANGYLLDQFLTAETNRRTDRWGGDTNARVQLLADVVKEVKLGIGNAVPVGIRISQGKVNDFTAKWPGARSDAEVIFGTLAAAGADFIHVTEHEAWQPAFEGETDSLVALARRYAPDVTILANGNLHTADRIANALENGADLVTIGRGALANPDLPKVLLQKREPRTFDGSILQPVANIKEAELSMRTVD
- a CDS encoding phosphatase PAP2 family protein; this encodes MWPAISNLGDPALMLPLAIVCTAWLTRSLTGARVAFVWSGLLIGAMAVVGLSKILYAGSGLQIEVIRFRMISGHTMLASAVWPVLLVLTFQDGSANRHRAALWSGIAIATLIGVSRIRDEAHSVSEVIAGGTLGMLVTMQLVRWRPAPLVPSELRPFVAVSLLTVSAVAYGRHAPIQAAIDRYSPLLCAVFEKKNRDLSVTELNANALLAPSRK
- the gmd gene encoding GDP-mannose 4,6-dehydratase; its protein translation is MTNAFITGITGQDGAYLAQLLLERGYQVFGTYRRTSKANFWRMEELGVLSHPNLHLVECDLTDLDETIRLIERTKPREIYNLAAQSVVSASFDQPVTTSTITGSGALHLLESIRTLDSSIRYYQASTSEMFGKVRAAPQNEETPFYPRNPYGVAKLYAHWLTINYRESYNIFASPGILYNHESPLRGREFVTRKITDAVAKIKLGKQDVLELGNLDVKRDWGFAKEYVHGMWRMLQLDEPETFVLATNRTETVRRFVTMAFRAVGTQLEWRGSGTQEEGLDISNGTVRVRVNPKFYRPAEGDLLVGDPGKAREKLGWESKTSLEELCKMMVDADIARNEKGILV
- a CDS encoding helix-turn-helix domain-containing protein; translated protein: MRKFEERGDAVMEQACKSALHALPGIPGQFLSNTASISVEPGVERHVHTMESAVDDTFALACANQDGLRLLIGSLSFRLLASILEQGPPPYEMSLQGWLSIDQGLAHPLTQAVDVHLRFGDNAPHTRSSPNAEGVGIQKRIHESATFLRSNLEQIITVANVARIASMSERNFLRHFRQQFRVTPSEYLLQARLEKSCQLLIESELPVDKIARRCGMTSGTRLAKIFRKRYGMSPTEFRLQNG
- a CDS encoding LysR family transcriptional regulator, which encodes MLLPDVRTFLAVASAGSLSAAARQLDVVPMQVSRRIAALEEDLGVRLFHRTTRSLTLTAEGEAFIPFARAMADAEAGARAELSPSPGGASGVLRMTAPSGFGQSVVLPMLPSLMEANPDLRIDLDLSDRQVDIVGQGLDVALRIAPLEDSELVAKKIAANPRLICAAPTYLKKRGRPVSVSELDDHACIRLSAVRQWPLIVNGALIRKHVDAYVTTTSVEAARTTAVQGLGLAQLTYWDVFRQLADKSLEQIHLEDATMEDLSVWAVMPSRRYVPNRVSVFLDALRNQIAELGRSLGRAP